One window from the genome of Desulfovibrio psychrotolerans encodes:
- the hrpB gene encoding ATP-dependent helicase HrpB — MKPAPPTSKPPLLPHPPHPGLPNLPDLPVSGILPDLAESLRTTPNALLHAPPGAGKTTLVPLSLMHAPWLNGRRILMLEPRRIAARAAARYMARLLGEQPGHTVGYRIRHETRVCAATRIEVVTEGVLTRLLQSDPELAGYGMVIFDEFHERSLHADLGLALCLEAQSALRQDLRLLVMSATLDCRPVATLMGGCPVISCEGRAFPVTVRHLPPPRRGTVPAGGAHAQADKRHVAAAVGHALASEPGSILVFLPGAGEIRSVTELLGAPQDYGSRAATGLTSPAGQTSAAGSAHPGGPAILPTGSTDNTMGNATAPSLPPDVRLFPLYGDLSAREQDTAITPPPPGIRKVVLATSIAETSLTIEGVRVVIDAGYARLPRFDPNSGMTRLVTERVSLAAAAQRTGRAGRLEAGVCYRLWEQAEEHSMRPFAAPEITEADLSPLALELAAWGVAGYAGAVSLPWLTPPPQGNFAQACELLHSLGALDSAHRITPHGKAMLALPLHPRLAHMVLRAASPESERNTENTPEKPSGHNAEHPHAATACVVAALLSERERASGADLRPAVARYARDISRLTKQGHAPAGPHGTTNRMTAAIHHIARTVSHLAPSREQAERAGQTPLAKLATQAAEPEDTGICLALAYPDRIGQQRGAGVFRLSGGRTAFLPQEDPLAREPFLAVAELDGNAARARIWSAAPITKQDIERLFAHALADDDFVLWDSRTESVTARRQTRLGALVLADAPSDSAREEDIMHAVTDGIRSIGLHCLPWTEETLSLRARVQFLRTLQPQGSSPDMPQGPCPDIPQASCPDMPQCPWPDLSDDALLRTLPAWLGPFLGGITRRSQFRSIDLAAALAALLGWQATQRLDKEAPTHITVPSGSRIRLDYTTGGGQQQGPVLPVKLQEMFGAQQTPTIAGGRYALPVHLLSPAGRPLQVTRDLASFWKNGYPAVRAEMRGRYPKHPWPEDPATAQPTRHVTKRMQQPG, encoded by the coding sequence ATGAAGCCCGCACCTCCGACCAGCAAACCTCCCCTGCTTCCGCATCCGCCACATCCGGGTTTGCCGAATCTACCGGACCTGCCCGTCTCCGGCATCCTCCCAGACTTGGCCGAAAGCCTGCGCACCACCCCGAACGCCCTGCTCCACGCCCCGCCCGGCGCGGGCAAAACCACGCTGGTGCCGCTCTCGCTCATGCACGCCCCGTGGTTGAACGGCAGGCGCATCCTCATGCTGGAACCGCGCCGCATCGCCGCCCGTGCCGCCGCCCGCTACATGGCGCGCCTGCTGGGAGAACAACCGGGACACACGGTCGGCTACCGCATCCGCCACGAAACCCGCGTCTGCGCAGCCACCCGCATAGAGGTGGTCACAGAGGGTGTCCTCACCCGCCTGCTTCAGTCGGACCCGGAACTTGCCGGATACGGCATGGTCATCTTCGATGAATTTCATGAACGCAGCCTGCACGCAGACCTCGGCCTTGCCCTGTGTCTGGAAGCCCAGTCCGCCCTGCGGCAAGACCTGCGCCTGCTGGTCATGTCCGCCACGCTGGACTGCCGCCCCGTGGCAACCCTCATGGGCGGCTGCCCCGTCATCTCCTGTGAGGGGCGCGCCTTTCCTGTCACCGTGCGCCACCTGCCCCCGCCCCGGCGCGGTACCGTTCCTGCGGGCGGCGCGCACGCACAGGCAGACAAACGCCACGTTGCCGCCGCCGTGGGTCACGCGCTGGCATCGGAACCGGGCAGCATCCTTGTGTTCCTGCCCGGTGCGGGAGAAATCCGCTCCGTGACGGAACTGCTGGGTGCTCCTCAGGACTACGGTTCCCGCGCCGCTACAGGATTGACCTCTCCGGCTGGTCAGACATCTGCTGCCGGCTCGGCACATCCGGGTGGCCCGGCGATTCTTCCGACTGGCTCGACTGACAACACAATGGGCAACGCAACCGCGCCTTCCCTGCCGCCGGACGTGCGCCTGTTCCCGCTCTACGGCGACCTTTCCGCGCGCGAACAGGACACCGCCATCACACCGCCGCCCCCCGGCATCCGCAAGGTCGTACTGGCCACATCCATTGCGGAAACCTCACTCACCATAGAAGGCGTGCGCGTGGTCATAGATGCCGGATACGCCCGCCTGCCCCGCTTCGACCCTAACAGCGGCATGACCCGGCTGGTCACGGAACGGGTCTCCCTCGCCGCCGCTGCCCAGCGCACAGGCCGCGCGGGTCGGTTGGAGGCGGGCGTCTGCTACAGGCTATGGGAACAGGCAGAGGAGCACTCCATGCGCCCCTTTGCCGCGCCGGAAATCACAGAGGCCGATCTGTCCCCGCTGGCGCTGGAACTGGCCGCATGGGGCGTGGCGGGATACGCGGGTGCAGTCTCCCTGCCGTGGCTCACTCCGCCGCCGCAAGGCAATTTCGCACAGGCATGCGAACTGCTGCACAGCCTCGGCGCGCTGGACTCCGCCCACCGCATCACCCCGCACGGCAAGGCCATGCTCGCCCTGCCCCTGCATCCCCGGTTGGCGCATATGGTACTCCGGGCCGCATCCCCGGAGAGCGAGCGTAATACGGAAAACACGCCGGAGAAGCCTTCCGGCCATAATGCGGAACATCCCCATGCGGCCACCGCCTGCGTGGTAGCTGCCCTGCTCTCCGAAAGAGAACGCGCTTCCGGTGCAGACCTTCGCCCCGCCGTGGCGCGTTACGCGCGCGATATTTCCCGGCTGACAAAGCAGGGCCATGCCCCCGCAGGCCCGCATGGCACAACCAACCGCATGACGGCTGCCATCCACCACATTGCCCGCACCGTATCGCACCTTGCCCCCTCCCGTGAACAGGCCGAACGGGCCGGACAGACTCCATTGGCTAAATTAGCTACGCAGGCTGCAGAACCGGAAGATACGGGAATCTGCCTTGCCCTCGCCTACCCCGACCGCATCGGGCAGCAGCGCGGCGCAGGCGTATTCCGCCTTTCCGGCGGCAGAACCGCCTTCCTCCCGCAGGAAGACCCGCTCGCGCGCGAACCGTTCCTTGCCGTGGCGGAACTGGACGGCAACGCCGCCCGCGCCCGCATATGGAGCGCCGCCCCCATCACGAAGCAGGACATAGAACGCCTCTTCGCGCACGCCCTTGCCGATGATGATTTCGTCCTGTGGGACAGCCGGACAGAATCCGTCACGGCACGGCGGCAGACCCGGCTGGGCGCGCTTGTGCTTGCAGACGCCCCCAGCGACTCCGCGCGGGAAGAGGATATCATGCACGCGGTTACGGATGGCATCCGCTCCATAGGTCTGCACTGCCTGCCGTGGACGGAAGAAACCCTCAGCCTGCGTGCACGGGTACAGTTTCTGCGTACTCTACAGCCGCAAGGCTCGTCCCCCGATATGCCGCAAGGCCCATGTCCAGACATACCGCAAGCTTCATGCCCGGATATGCCGCAATGCCCGTGGCCGGACCTCTCGGACGACGCCCTGCTCCGCACCCTTCCCGCGTGGCTCGGGCCGTTTCTCGGCGGCATCACGCGCCGCTCCCAGTTCAGGAGCATAGACCTTGCGGCGGCACTTGCCGCCCTGCTCGGCTGGCAGGCCACGCAGCGTCTGGACAAAGAAGCTCCCACCCACATCACAGTGCCGTCCGGGTCGCGCATCCGGCTCGATTACACCACGGGCGGCGGACAGCAACAAGGCCCCGTACTCCCCGTCAAACTGCAGGAAATGTTCGGCGCGCAGCAAACGCCCACCATCGCGGGCGGACGCTACGCCCTGCCCGTGCACCTGCTTTCCCCCGCAGGCCGCCCGCTGCAGGTCACGCGCGACCTCGCCTCATTCTGGAAAAACGGCTACCCGGCAGTGCGCGCAGAAATGCGTGGCCGCTATCCCAAACACCCATGGCCGGAAGACCCCGCAACGGCACAGCCCACCCGCCACGTCACCAAACGCATGCAGCAACCCGGCTAG
- a CDS encoding substrate-binding periplasmic protein gives MGYILRVTLHVAAMLLCLSVLGPAQGHAIPAASINDIDFMTEQYPPFNYMHNGTLKGISVELLDLVFKELNATVSVNNVRHLPWARAYKTALHVPDSCLFVMTRSGFRENLFKWAGPVMPTTIAVIARKDRNMQVPDAQALKAHTIAALHDDIGHSLLINAGYPEKRIATNPYASSIIEMLNKRRVDAWAYEESVARYFIGEAGYDPDDFETIFTLESSELYFAFNISTPDAIIRDFQNALDVLRERGEVESIIRRYIR, from the coding sequence ATGGGATATATACTCCGCGTTACGCTGCACGTTGCGGCCATGCTGCTTTGCCTGTCCGTTCTCGGTCCGGCACAGGGACATGCCATTCCCGCTGCAAGCATTAATGATATAGACTTCATGACGGAACAATATCCTCCGTTCAACTACATGCACAACGGAACACTCAAAGGAATTTCCGTAGAACTTCTTGATCTGGTCTTCAAAGAACTGAACGCCACCGTCTCTGTAAACAACGTCCGCCATCTTCCGTGGGCGCGCGCCTACAAAACGGCACTGCATGTGCCGGACTCCTGCCTCTTTGTCATGACACGGAGCGGGTTCCGCGAAAATCTCTTCAAATGGGCGGGACCGGTCATGCCCACCACCATTGCGGTCATTGCCCGCAAAGACCGCAACATGCAGGTGCCAGATGCGCAGGCACTCAAGGCACACACCATTGCCGCGCTGCACGATGATATAGGACATTCCCTGCTCATCAATGCAGGATACCCCGAAAAACGCATCGCCACAAACCCCTACGCCAGCAGCATCATAGAAATGCTGAACAAACGGCGGGTGGACGCATGGGCGTATGAAGAATCTGTGGCACGCTACTTCATAGGCGAGGCGGGTTACGACCCGGACGATTTCGAAACCATCTTCACGCTGGAAAGTTCCGAACTCTATTTCGCCTTCAACATCAGCACGCCGGACGCCATAATCCGCGACTTTCAGAACGCGCTTGACGTGCTGCGCGAGCGTGGAGAGGTGGAATCCATAATCCGGCGGTACATACGCTGA
- a CDS encoding formate--tetrahydrofolate ligase, with protein sequence MLLDTAGMKSLDPKEHPDWEIAQDAESRMKTIYRLGDEMGLEERELLPFGHYMGKIDYRAVLRRLAGKPNGKYVDVTAITPTPLGEGKSTTTIGLVQGLGRRGKRASAAIRQPSGGPTMGVKGSAAGGGRSQCIPLTPFSLGFTGDINAIMNAHNLAMVALTARMQHERNYSDDKLDQLSGLRRLNVDPTRVEMGWVIDYCAQALRNIIIGIDGVNGANDGFMMRSKFDIAVSSELMAILSVAKDLKDLRERMGKVIICYDKFGKPLTTRDFEVDGAMTAWLVDAVNPNLIQTLEGQPVIVHAGPFANIAIGQSSIIADQVGLKLSEYHVTESGFGADIGYEKFWNLKCHYSGLTPDAAVVVTTVRALKCHGGAPVPTPGKKLPQAYAEENVEWVEKGCANLLHHVHIVKQSGVSPVVCINAFVTDTRAEIAKVRELCEAAGARVAVSRHWELGGEGALELADAVMDACNDETVFTPLYDWSMPMRRRIETVATKVYGAEGVDYSFEAKARLEAIEKDTELSRLGLCMVKTHLSLSDDPARKGVPTGWRLKVRDVLTFGGAGFIVPVAGSISLMPGTGSNPSFRRIDVDTETGRVKGLF encoded by the coding sequence ATGTTGCTGGATACCGCCGGAATGAAATCGCTGGACCCCAAGGAGCACCCGGACTGGGAAATAGCGCAGGATGCGGAAAGCCGCATGAAGACCATCTACCGTCTGGGTGACGAGATGGGGCTGGAGGAGCGCGAGTTGCTTCCCTTCGGGCACTATATGGGCAAGATAGACTACCGGGCGGTGCTGCGGCGGCTGGCAGGAAAGCCCAACGGCAAGTATGTGGATGTGACCGCCATAACGCCCACCCCTTTGGGCGAGGGCAAGTCCACCACGACCATCGGGTTGGTGCAGGGGTTGGGGCGCAGGGGGAAGCGGGCTTCCGCAGCCATCCGCCAGCCATCCGGCGGGCCGACCATGGGGGTGAAGGGGTCTGCCGCCGGGGGCGGGCGGTCGCAGTGCATTCCGCTTACGCCGTTTTCGTTGGGGTTTACCGGCGACATAAACGCCATAATGAATGCCCACAATCTTGCCATGGTGGCGCTTACCGCGCGCATGCAGCATGAGCGCAACTACTCGGACGACAAGCTGGACCAGCTTTCCGGTCTGCGGCGGCTGAACGTGGACCCCACGCGCGTGGAGATGGGGTGGGTCATTGACTACTGCGCGCAGGCGCTGCGTAATATCATTATAGGCATAGACGGGGTGAACGGGGCCAATGACGGATTCATGATGCGGTCCAAGTTCGATATCGCTGTTTCCTCGGAACTTATGGCCATTCTTTCCGTTGCCAAGGACCTGAAAGACCTGCGCGAGCGCATGGGCAAAGTGATCATCTGCTACGACAAGTTCGGCAAGCCGCTTACCACCCGTGATTTTGAGGTGGACGGTGCCATGACGGCGTGGCTGGTGGATGCCGTGAACCCCAATCTTATCCAGACGCTGGAAGGGCAGCCCGTTATTGTGCATGCGGGGCCTTTTGCCAACATTGCCATAGGGCAGAGTTCCATCATAGCCGATCAGGTGGGGCTGAAGCTCTCTGAGTATCATGTGACGGAGTCGGGGTTCGGGGCGGATATTGGGTATGAGAAATTCTGGAATCTGAAGTGCCATTACAGCGGGCTTACGCCGGACGCCGCCGTGGTGGTGACCACGGTGCGGGCGTTGAAATGCCACGGGGGCGCGCCCGTGCCCACACCGGGAAAGAAGCTGCCGCAGGCGTATGCCGAGGAGAATGTGGAGTGGGTGGAAAAGGGCTGCGCCAACCTTTTGCACCATGTGCATATTGTGAAGCAGAGCGGGGTTTCCCCTGTGGTGTGCATAAACGCCTTTGTGACGGACACCCGGGCGGAGATAGCCAAGGTGCGCGAACTGTGCGAGGCTGCCGGGGCCAGAGTTGCCGTTTCGCGGCATTGGGAACTGGGTGGCGAGGGGGCTCTGGAGCTTGCCGATGCCGTGATGGACGCCTGCAACGACGAAACCGTGTTCACACCCCTGTATGACTGGTCCATGCCCATGCGCCGCCGCATAGAGACGGTGGCGACCAAGGTGTACGGCGCGGAGGGCGTGGATTATTCGTTTGAAGCCAAGGCGCGGCTGGAAGCCATTGAAAAGGATACGGAGCTTTCGCGGCTGGGACTGTGCATGGTAAAGACGCATCTCTCCCTTTCCGATGACCCTGCGCGCAAGGGGGTACCCACCGGGTGGCGGCTGAAGGTGCGTGATGTGCTCACCTTCGGCGGGGCAGGATTTATTGTGCCGGTGGCGGGGTCTATCTCGCTTATGCCGGGCACGGGGTCCAATCCTTCGTTCCGCCGCATTGACGTGGATACGGAAACCGGCCGGGTGAAGGGGCTGTTCTGA
- the folD gene encoding bifunctional methylenetetrahydrofolate dehydrogenase/methenyltetrahydrofolate cyclohydrolase FolD, translating to MSAEIISGTQMRAAILEELAREVNMMREKHGKVPGLVTILVGENPASVSYVSLKVKTAVSLGFHEVQDNQPESITEEALLDLIDQYNQDPDIHGILVQLPLPRHISEERVIHAIDPEKDVDGFHPVNLGRMVLGDRRCCFLPCTPAGIQEMIVRSGTPTSGAEVVVVGRSNIVGKPIAIMMGQKGEGADSTVTMVHTRTRDLAAHCRRADILIVAAGVPGLVKPDWIKPGATVIDVGVNRVGTAASGKAILSGDVDFEAASKVAGKITPVPGGVGPMTIAMLMKNTVKAAWMQLENRPDCTHICR from the coding sequence ATGAGTGCGGAAATAATCAGCGGAACCCAAATGCGCGCCGCCATACTTGAGGAGCTTGCCCGCGAGGTGAACATGATGCGGGAGAAGCACGGCAAGGTGCCGGGATTGGTGACTATTCTTGTGGGTGAAAACCCCGCCTCCGTAAGCTACGTCAGCCTGAAGGTGAAGACAGCCGTTTCGCTGGGATTCCATGAAGTGCAGGACAACCAGCCGGAGTCCATTACGGAAGAAGCCCTGCTCGACCTCATTGACCAGTATAATCAGGACCCGGACATTCACGGTATTCTGGTGCAACTGCCGCTGCCCAGGCATATCAGCGAGGAGCGCGTTATCCACGCCATTGACCCCGAGAAGGATGTGGACGGGTTTCATCCTGTCAATCTGGGGCGCATGGTGCTGGGCGACCGCCGATGCTGCTTTTTGCCCTGCACCCCCGCAGGGATACAGGAAATGATTGTCCGTTCCGGCACGCCCACCAGCGGGGCGGAAGTGGTGGTTGTGGGGCGTTCTAACATTGTGGGCAAGCCCATTGCCATTATGATGGGACAGAAGGGCGAAGGGGCGGACAGTACCGTGACCATGGTGCACACCCGTACCCGCGACCTTGCGGCGCACTGTCGCCGGGCGGATATTCTTATCGTTGCGGCAGGCGTGCCCGGTCTGGTGAAGCCCGACTGGATTAAGCCCGGTGCCACGGTTATAGATGTTGGCGTGAACCGCGTGGGGACTGCCGCATCCGGCAAGGCCATTCTGAGCGGCGATGTGGACTTTGAAGCTGCCAGCAAGGTGGCGGGTAAGATTACGCCTGTTCCCGGCGGCGTGGGACCCATGACCATTGCCATGCTGATGAAGAACACCGTGAAAGCCGCGTGGATGCAACTGGAAAACAGGCCCGACTGCACGCATATCTGCCGCTAG
- a CDS encoding NADH-quinone oxidoreductase subunit NuoE family protein, which translates to MSRSDSSGPKKSGSKKFEPRTFDTDTSGRDLPRPDASGPNLLGPDTTGTAISDAGPLCPDASGADIFPAGNSPHATGGAHAGCRGDSCCCGEEAGSSRHAVTPEQWAAVDAVIARHRHVPGSLITVLREAQEVVGYFPTPLLDRIAEGMNIPGSDVFGVVSFYSLFSLEPRGRHSIKACTGTACYVKGIREVISRIAGEYGIREGQTTQDGRFDLEGVRCLGACGLAPVMVVGGDTHGAVSADTVLELLKKYA; encoded by the coding sequence ATGAGCCGTTCTGATTCTTCCGGTCCCAAAAAGTCCGGGTCCAAAAAGTTTGAGCCTAGAACATTCGATACGGACACGTCCGGTCGAGATTTGCCCAGACCGGATGCGTCGGGTCCGAATTTGCTTGGACCGGACACGACCGGCACTGCCATATCGGACGCCGGACCGCTGTGCCCGGACGCATCGGGTGCGGACATATTCCCCGCAGGCAACAGCCCGCATGCCACAGGCGGCGCACACGCCGGATGCCGCGGGGATTCCTGCTGCTGCGGTGAGGAGGCGGGCAGCTCCCGGCACGCTGTAACCCCGGAACAGTGGGCCGCCGTGGACGCAGTGATTGCGCGCCACAGGCATGTGCCCGGTTCGCTGATCACCGTGCTGCGCGAGGCGCAGGAGGTGGTGGGGTATTTTCCGACCCCGCTGCTGGACCGCATTGCCGAAGGGATGAATATTCCCGGCAGCGACGTGTTCGGCGTGGTTTCCTTTTATTCCCTTTTTTCGCTGGAGCCGCGCGGGAGGCATTCCATAAAGGCATGCACGGGCACTGCCTGTTATGTGAAGGGCATCCGCGAAGTCATAAGCCGCATTGCGGGAGAATACGGCATTCGTGAAGGGCAGACCACGCAGGACGGGCGGTTTGACCTTGAAGGGGTTCGGTGTCTCGGTGCCTGCGGACTTGCTCCGGTGATGGTTGTGGGCGGCGACACCCACGGGGCCGTTTCTGCGGATACTGTGCTGGAACTGTTGAAGAAGTACGCCTAG
- the nuoF gene encoding NADH-quinone oxidoreductase subunit NuoF gives MNDHRPPEAPGCTTPTDMPPGTGCLSVDDLHVLRAAYEARLNAPGVRHVFICGGTGCHATGSIAVKERLVAEIAARGLQERVRVVETGCNGFCALGPLLLVHPDNVFYQKLGADDMPELVEEQLVHGRQVERLLYRDPQSRTPIPLFADIPFFARQMPWTLRNKGLINPESIEDAIGRGGYLGTAKALLDMTPQDIVEQMKISGLRGRGGAGFPTGMKWEFAMRSPGGVKYVLCNADEGDPGAFMDRSILEADPHAVLEGMIIAARAINAHRGYIYCRSEYPLAVRRVQMAIEQARARGLLGGNILGSGFAFDVDIYQGAGAFVCGEETALMRSIEGRRGMPRPRPPFPAHRGLWEKPTILNNVETLANVAQIMLNGGAWYASVGTERSKGTKVFALSGDVCNIGLVEVPMGTPLRTIVYDIGGGIPGKRRLKAVQLGGPSGGCIPESQLDVVVDYEEIAKVGAIMGSGGAIVMDDRTCMVDMARFFLEFIQDESCGKCTPCREGTRRMLEILENICAGRGRSGDVELLEELAAVITDSALCGLGQTAGNPVLSALRYFRDEFEAHIEHRTCPARRCAALLDFAVDPGRCKRCGKCFHTCPANAVRWKKKEVATIDRDLCVRCMSCYGACAFDAID, from the coding sequence ATGAATGACCACCGCCCGCCGGAAGCACCCGGCTGCACCACCCCCACGGATATGCCGCCCGGAACGGGCTGTCTGTCGGTGGACGATCTGCATGTGCTGCGTGCGGCGTATGAAGCGCGGCTGAACGCCCCCGGCGTGCGGCATGTGTTCATCTGCGGCGGCACCGGGTGCCATGCCACGGGCAGCATTGCTGTGAAGGAGCGTCTGGTGGCGGAGATTGCCGCCCGTGGTCTGCAGGAGCGGGTGCGTGTGGTGGAGACGGGCTGCAACGGATTCTGCGCCTTGGGCCCGTTGCTGCTGGTGCATCCGGACAACGTGTTTTACCAGAAGCTCGGCGCGGATGACATGCCGGAACTGGTGGAAGAGCAGCTTGTGCACGGGCGGCAGGTGGAGCGGCTGCTCTACCGCGACCCGCAAAGCCGCACCCCCATACCGCTTTTTGCCGATATTCCCTTCTTTGCCCGCCAGATGCCGTGGACCCTGCGCAACAAAGGCCTGATCAATCCGGAATCCATTGAAGACGCCATCGGGCGGGGCGGGTATCTGGGCACTGCCAAGGCACTGCTGGACATGACCCCGCAGGATATTGTGGAGCAGATGAAGATTTCCGGGCTGCGCGGGCGGGGCGGAGCGGGATTTCCCACAGGCATGAAATGGGAATTTGCCATGCGCAGCCCCGGCGGGGTGAAGTATGTGCTGTGCAACGCGGACGAGGGCGACCCCGGCGCGTTCATGGACCGTTCCATTCTGGAGGCGGACCCGCACGCCGTGCTGGAAGGCATGATTATCGCCGCGCGCGCCATTAACGCCCACAGGGGATACATTTACTGCCGCTCGGAATATCCGCTGGCGGTGCGCCGCGTGCAGATGGCCATTGAGCAGGCACGGGCACGCGGATTGCTGGGCGGGAATATTCTCGGTTCCGGGTTTGCGTTTGACGTGGACATCTATCAGGGAGCGGGGGCCTTCGTCTGCGGCGAGGAGACCGCCCTTATGCGGTCCATTGAAGGCAGGCGGGGTATGCCGCGTCCGCGTCCGCCCTTTCCCGCCCACAGGGGGCTGTGGGAGAAGCCAACCATTCTGAACAATGTGGAAACCCTTGCCAACGTGGCGCAGATAATGCTGAACGGCGGCGCGTGGTATGCCTCGGTGGGCACGGAGCGCAGCAAGGGGACCAAGGTGTTCGCGCTCTCCGGCGATGTGTGCAACATAGGACTGGTGGAGGTGCCCATGGGCACGCCGCTGCGCACCATCGTGTACGACATAGGCGGCGGTATTCCGGGAAAGCGCAGGCTGAAGGCCGTTCAGTTGGGCGGGCCTTCCGGCGGATGTATTCCGGAATCGCAGCTGGATGTGGTGGTGGATTACGAGGAAATTGCCAAGGTGGGAGCCATTATGGGGTCCGGCGGCGCCATTGTGATGGACGACCGCACCTGCATGGTGGATATGGCGCGCTTCTTTCTTGAGTTCATACAGGATGAAAGCTGCGGCAAGTGTACTCCGTGCAGGGAGGGCACACGCCGTATGCTGGAGATTCTGGAGAATATCTGCGCGGGGAGGGGGCGCTCCGGTGATGTGGAATTGCTGGAAGAGCTTGCCGCCGTGATAACGGATTCCGCCCTGTGCGGGCTGGGGCAGACGGCGGGCAACCCCGTGCTTTCCGCCCTGCGGTATTTCAGGGATGAGTTCGAGGCCCACATTGAACACCGGACCTGCCCGGCGAGGCGGTGTGCCGCGCTGCTGGATTTTGCGGTGGACCCCGGACGGTGCAAACGGTGCGGCAAGTGTTTTCATACCTGCCCCGCAAACGCCGTGCGCTGGAAGAAGAAAGAGGTGGCCACCATTGACCGCGACCTGTGTGTGCGGTGCATGAGCTGCTACGGCGCCTGCGCCTTTGACGCCATTGACTGA